The sequence below is a genomic window from Microbacterium sp. SORGH_AS_0888.
GGGCGAGGGCGTCATCGTGCTCGACCTGTCCGGGCTCGACCGCATTCTCGTGATCGACCCGGTCGACGGCACCGCCCACGTCGAGGCCGGCGTCATCACGGCCGACCTCGACCGTGCCGCCGCCGCGCACGGGCTGTTCTACGCCCCCGATCCGGGCAGCGTCGGCATCTCCACGATCGGCGGCAACATCGCCACCAACGCCGGGGGACTGCGCGGGGCGAAGTACGGCGTGACCCGCGACGCGGTGCTCTCGCTCGACGTCGTGCTCGCGGACGGCTCCCTCGTGCGGCTCGGACGGCCGACGATCAAGGGCGTGACCGGGTACGACCTCGCGGGCCTGGTCGTGGGGTCCGAGGGGACGCTGGGCATCGTCGTCGCGGCGACCGTCCGGCTGCTGCCCGTGCCGGCGCAGGTGGCGACCGCATCCGCCTCCTTCGGAACCCTGGAGGATGCGGCCACGGCCGTCGCCGCGATCGCGGTGAGCGGTGCACGCCCGGCCGTGCTGGAGATCCTCGACGGGGCGACGCTCGAGGCGATCGACGCGGCCACCGGCAGCGCGCTGCGGTCGCTCGGCGAAGCCCTCCTGATCGCCCAGACCGACGGGTTCGGGGCGGAGCAGGAGATCGCCGTCGTCGCCGGGGCGCTCGCCGCGACGGCGACGACCGTGGAGTGGACCACAGACGCCGCGGAGGCGGAACGCCTGCTGAGCGCACGCCGCGAGGCGCTGCCCGCGATCGAGCGCATCGGGCGTCCGCTCATCGAGGACATCGCCGTGCCGCGCAGCCGGCTGGCCGAGGCCATCCGCCGCATCCGCCGCATCGCGGACGAGCACGGCGTGCCGATCTTCGTATTCGGTCACGCCGGCGACGGCAACCTGCACCCCAT
It includes:
- a CDS encoding FAD-binding oxidoreductase, with the protein product MSAPQGSQGTVSIDIPDTPHAIDRSGLRPVGVPREVVVARSVAEVQETVRRAAETGTPVVTRGAGSGLAGGAVAGEGVIVLDLSGLDRILVIDPVDGTAHVEAGVITADLDRAAAAHGLFYAPDPGSVGISTIGGNIATNAGGLRGAKYGVTRDAVLSLDVVLADGSLVRLGRPTIKGVTGYDLAGLVVGSEGTLGIVVAATVRLLPVPAQVATASASFGTLEDAATAVAAIAVSGARPAVLEILDGATLEAIDAATGSALRSLGEALLIAQTDGFGAEQEIAVVAGALAATATTVEWTTDAAEAERLLSARREALPAIERIGRPLIEDIAVPRSRLAEAIRRIRRIADEHGVPIFVFGHAGDGNLHPIIVAETDADGEIPEIAHRAADDIFALALELGGTVTAEHGVGRLKQKWARRELGEVSVALHERIKAVLDPQGILNPGSAF